Part of the Sphingopyxis sp. 113P3 genome, TTGCGACGCAGTGCGCGTTGCTGCAGGAGAATAGACATGCTCGAAATGCGCCCCGATTGCGAACGTTGCGGCCGCGATCTGCCCGCCGACATCCACGGCGCCTTCATCTGCTCGTTCGAGTGCACTTTCTGCGCCGATTGCGCCGACAAGCTCGACGAGCGCTGCCCCAATTGTGGCGGTGACCTGCTCGACCGGCCGCTGCGCGAAGGCGCGGCGCTGGCCAAATTCCCGGCGTCGACCGAGCGGCGCCATCCGGGCGCGCGATGACGCGATCGGGGGCGGTGCGATGACGGCGCGGGTCCTGATCATCGCCGGATCCGACAGCGGGGGCGGCGCAGGGATCCAGGCCGACAT contains:
- a CDS encoding DUF1272 domain-containing protein, which translates into the protein MLEMRPDCERCGRDLPADIHGAFICSFECTFCADCADKLDERCPNCGGDLLDRPLREGAALAKFPASTERRHPGAR